A single genomic interval of Croceibacter atlanticus HTCC2559 harbors:
- a CDS encoding response regulator codes for MPLKPSEISIVIADDHPMLLKGLYDELTKHNYNVVSQALQGMQALEAVLSERPDVALLDIDMPLLTGFDVVKMAKEKGVLTKFIVLSFHKESEYVAQAKSLQIEGYLLKEDSFFEIERCIQTVLSGKTCFSKSFDTKAIIDAEDELGKLKLLTPSETLILKKIANQNSTNAIAEQLSVSSRTIEKHRSNIIEKLGLKQVNTKLSNWAMTNKVIILAL; via the coding sequence ATGCCATTAAAACCTTCAGAAATATCAATTGTCATTGCAGATGATCATCCTATGTTACTAAAAGGTTTATATGATGAGTTAACTAAACATAACTACAATGTTGTGTCTCAGGCTTTACAAGGTATGCAAGCACTGGAAGCTGTATTGTCTGAGCGTCCCGATGTAGCCTTGTTAGATATAGATATGCCTTTGCTTACTGGGTTCGATGTTGTAAAGATGGCAAAGGAGAAAGGTGTGTTAACTAAATTTATTGTGTTGTCATTTCATAAGGAAAGTGAATATGTAGCACAGGCAAAATCCTTACAGATAGAAGGTTATTTACTAAAAGAAGATTCGTTTTTTGAAATAGAACGATGTATTCAAACAGTTTTAAGTGGAAAAACGTGCTTTAGCAAGTCGTTTGATACAAAAGCCATAATTGATGCAGAAGACGAATTAGGAAAACTAAAGCTACTTACACCTTCTGAAACTCTAATATTAAAAAAAATAGCAAACCAAAATTCAACTAATGCTATTGCAGAGCAACTGTCCGTCTCTTCAAGAACTATAGAAAAGCACAGAAGCAATATTATAGAAAAGTTAGGGCTCAAGCAGGTTAACACTAAACTATCTAATTGGGCAATGACAAATAAGGTTATAATTTTAGCATTATAG
- a CDS encoding choice-of-anchor D domain-containing protein, which produces MKHTYLMFKYLLVVCIVFLSIQQSNAQDATANPSSIEFGNLDVGQQSTEVTFLTNNTSNNWTIIEFDITGPDANQFGQSNNPGAPFGPEGEVIVEANFNPTTPGNKNATLIVTYGTDFSTPVGTVDIPLSGSAGEIFEPIAEVTNVNFGTHDIFVNVTDEITLSNTGNADLMVSSLDFTTDANFIEDFSLESGISFPFTLIEGESRNFEVTFNAIAREQTSSPNTAVRGIDIQIDTNDPNNPTIFSNLQAEILLPQIEVQMSPFEFDGQEVGVPTTRTVDVNNTGDGTLVLSNLYFSAGSPSTGANDDFIVTDPSSLPFNIPGNSTYPVEVQFTPSATGERSTFFRIETVNSDALSSIFTRGFGQESGISITPNPIDFADVDFGSFSAENFNIENTGTADLELSSGSISGAHASDFEITTSNEPLTIGTGNTVILQVLFTPSGVGNRTATLTYTSNAPSSPHVIPLLGNGAETFIELSTNSIDFGDTNVGTPATQNLIISNTEEASVDLVVSELNLSGETTQFNIGGVTLPISISPGNNIMVPITFEPSEIGEKTATLSVVSDDDSSPNTVSLSGNALEALLTVNRAMINFQDTQIITNTRTELVSVGNMGNTGLEITGISFSGEDADDFSVTDVSFPINISEQASLSFQVVFAPQTRTLKTATMTIETSAGNADVALMGETTGPKLSTAGTLDFGTLNLTDTRTAVTSLTNSGESDLIIDGISVNGANASDFNLEGLSFPITLAPSESQEVNVTVNPSDSGVREAILQVSTNDTATVNQSVNLSANITNRATISFANNPFTFPQTDTGETTFSLIPVTNTGSKPMTLVGAYTFASDNSSIFRVTTYEDGTDIYPLEIAPGETKDIRFQFSPDGNQDSYATTAAIVTAQAEGPTTNFDFLCGTCIPSGYVHKFYTTGGANRAKLNFDEDIDGMDETTIISFPDTSIGRVSEQILTARNTGNLPLEIFAFANDGEFTLERVGIEEGESFAVTLQPNETAQFKITFAPEGDLGDTSGNVIIISDISNGDNGFTNHVIQVNGTRVEPEEVAVGGLVFKSDSRTLQPDGVTWLMSGNVHAGKLEYGGDVLVNTTAMTVTSLEEIDVFVNDIPEIGDFGGDRVLLQSGMIEQTVDNVDPVLNVGVGATAASVSTLFTLVGIPVEISQFKLIDETVGGVRKQGIEMGGVISLPEEIFGTNANITMDRIRIDDVDGVNVMGSAMIAPNIRILNTFDLRNASINFDTFTNSFGGSAEVRLNLLNKGVNIAASIQIINGGLDSVSLEIEVSPGIPIANTGFSLAGGNGFIEGLQIPPLSLGLGVDIEPTVSPIDLRLDNMQVAYTLGTSLTASGTIQLYRQDIGGGNVTIKANGVSVGAFVNLYGVFKGNASMLVEHRNDELFFESTANLSITIPSVEVTFGCVACEAINRFLPLTVASVEATFNNTTMRGKLTVAQVLELAVALQRRSNGTYRTNFEANLGIFNLSFFNGQSPSSFNNQFYFENDEELQLISDGKEGASLVIPASSQSSFAPMDIPFTLNESARNIIVRVQGASGTPDYILILPDGTEVTPTNAESLGYLATTYEEDNKAFYILQNTPVGEYNIRIDDGDTYEIDIYGAEFAPELTVTSVTQNAPNDEVTFTWEDEDFDSDANVSFYYDTDDKDANGNLIVEGISENDNTDSFTFNTSALKNGTYYIYGTINDDIEDAETSRAPAMSYGTESFTINRETDVDATTLFGELNNNIFELSWSPVEDAELYNVYITEGNETVTLFSDNENVGNTSSFDFTEIEAGRQYNFAVTAVKEGDDEIFVESPLSNVVTFNFISPDENNLPRIITESLPDYTDACSEYSETITSSDVDSEDILTLSLAIAPEGMTLSENTISWRPTVEQLGQNQVVFEVNDGNGGIVQKQLIIAVLEVDDEEPIPSLETLEDIAAECSVSLTAPTATDSCSGTITATTEDAMEYTEQGDYIVTWTYTDEVGNTVEQTQNVTILDTLEPEVLTQNISVVLDEMGSVNITASQIDAGSSDNCSLQDLTLDVTSFSCDDLGENTVMLTATDAVGNISSGIAVVTVEDFTAPVFNQDTLPEDTTRGADLNNEYNLEDFTAGITFEENCIATISQSPEIGTTFTPGTYDISLTVIDMGGNEDLYTFELTVEDHVLGIAEVNSTNFSLYPNPTKTYIMVTNPDNVQIQNIQVFDLSGKQVKTLSVNSFNSEIRIETSNLAKGMYLLKINSNTVQVVKTLLKE; this is translated from the coding sequence ATGAAGCACACTTACTTAATGTTTAAATATTTACTTGTTGTTTGCATTGTCTTTTTAAGTATACAACAATCTAATGCTCAAGATGCTACTGCTAATCCATCTTCTATAGAATTTGGAAACTTAGACGTAGGTCAACAATCTACCGAGGTTACATTTTTAACCAATAACACCTCAAACAATTGGACAATTATTGAGTTTGATATTACTGGTCCAGATGCTAATCAATTTGGTCAATCCAACAATCCAGGCGCTCCTTTTGGGCCGGAAGGAGAAGTTATTGTGGAGGCAAATTTTAATCCTACTACACCTGGTAATAAAAATGCAACCCTCATAGTTACTTATGGAACAGATTTTAGTACACCTGTAGGAACTGTAGATATTCCTCTGAGCGGAAGTGCTGGCGAAATTTTTGAGCCTATTGCAGAGGTGACTAATGTAAATTTTGGCACACACGATATTTTTGTGAATGTTACAGATGAGATAACACTATCTAATACAGGTAATGCAGATTTAATGGTTTCTAGTTTAGATTTTACAACAGATGCAAATTTTATTGAAGACTTTAGCCTAGAATCTGGAATTTCATTTCCGTTTACTTTAATTGAAGGAGAATCACGAAATTTTGAAGTTACTTTTAATGCCATAGCACGTGAGCAAACAAGTTCGCCCAATACAGCAGTTAGAGGAATAGATATTCAAATTGACACTAACGACCCAAATAACCCAACCATCTTTTCAAATTTGCAAGCCGAAATCCTATTACCGCAAATAGAAGTACAAATGAGTCCTTTTGAATTTGATGGTCAAGAAGTTGGAGTGCCAACAACCAGAACGGTAGATGTTAACAATACAGGTGACGGTACTTTAGTTTTGAGTAACCTATATTTTTCTGCAGGTTCACCTTCTACAGGAGCAAATGATGATTTTATAGTTACAGACCCATCAAGTTTACCGTTTAATATTCCTGGTAATAGTACGTATCCTGTTGAGGTTCAATTTACGCCTTCTGCTACAGGCGAGCGCTCTACGTTTTTTAGAATTGAAACCGTAAACAGTGATGCTTTATCTTCAATTTTTACAAGAGGCTTCGGTCAAGAAAGCGGTATTTCCATCACTCCAAACCCTATAGATTTTGCAGATGTTGATTTTGGTAGTTTTAGTGCAGAAAACTTTAATATTGAAAACACAGGAACTGCAGATTTAGAGTTGTCTTCTGGAAGTATATCAGGAGCACACGCATCAGATTTTGAAATTACCACAAGCAATGAGCCTTTAACTATTGGTACTGGAAATACTGTGATTTTACAAGTTTTATTTACACCTTCTGGGGTAGGTAACAGGACGGCAACCTTAACTTATACAAGCAATGCACCAAGCAGTCCTCACGTGATTCCATTGCTTGGTAATGGCGCAGAAACATTTATCGAACTTTCAACAAACAGTATTGATTTTGGCGATACCAATGTAGGCACGCCAGCTACGCAAAACTTAATCATTTCAAATACTGAAGAAGCTTCGGTCGATTTGGTTGTGTCAGAATTAAACTTATCTGGAGAAACTACTCAGTTTAATATCGGAGGCGTCACGTTACCTATAAGTATTTCTCCAGGAAATAACATAATGGTTCCTATTACATTCGAGCCTTCAGAGATAGGGGAAAAAACAGCGACGCTAAGTGTTGTGAGTGATGACGATAGTTCTCCAAATACAGTATCACTTTCAGGAAATGCACTTGAGGCATTACTTACTGTTAATCGCGCTATGATAAATTTTCAAGACACTCAAATTATTACAAATACAAGAACAGAATTAGTTAGTGTAGGTAATATGGGTAATACAGGATTAGAGATTACAGGCATCTCATTTTCAGGTGAAGATGCAGATGATTTTTCAGTTACAGATGTAAGTTTTCCTATAAATATTTCTGAACAAGCTAGCTTGTCATTTCAAGTTGTTTTTGCACCACAAACACGTACGTTGAAAACCGCAACAATGACTATTGAAACATCAGCAGGCAATGCAGATGTCGCCTTGATGGGAGAAACAACGGGACCAAAATTAAGTACAGCTGGCACACTCGATTTTGGCACGCTGAATTTAACTGATACAAGAACAGCTGTCACAAGCTTGACAAATTCTGGCGAGTCTGATTTAATAATTGATGGCATTAGCGTTAACGGTGCAAATGCTTCAGATTTTAACTTAGAAGGTCTCAGCTTTCCAATTACTTTGGCGCCTTCAGAATCGCAAGAGGTTAATGTAACAGTAAACCCTTCAGATTCAGGAGTTCGAGAAGCTATTTTGCAAGTATCTACAAATGATACTGCTACGGTAAATCAGTCTGTAAATCTTTCAGCAAATATTACAAACAGAGCAACGATAAGTTTTGCAAATAACCCATTTACATTTCCACAAACAGACACAGGAGAGACCACATTCTCCCTTATACCGGTTACAAATACTGGCTCTAAACCAATGACACTTGTTGGCGCCTATACATTTGCTTCAGACAATTCCAGCATTTTTAGAGTGACCACTTATGAGGATGGCACAGATATATATCCTTTGGAAATTGCACCTGGCGAGACAAAAGATATTCGTTTTCAGTTTTCACCAGATGGTAACCAAGACTCATATGCTACAACGGCCGCAATCGTAACCGCTCAAGCTGAAGGACCAACGACGAACTTCGATTTTCTATGCGGTACTTGCATTCCATCAGGTTATGTCCATAAATTTTACACAACAGGAGGCGCAAACCGTGCGAAACTTAATTTTGATGAAGATATCGATGGAATGGATGAGACCACTATTATTTCATTTCCAGATACCAGTATTGGTCGAGTTAGTGAGCAAATTTTGACGGCCAGAAACACAGGAAACCTACCACTTGAGATTTTTGCCTTTGCAAATGATGGTGAGTTTACCTTAGAGCGTGTTGGAATAGAAGAGGGCGAATCTTTTGCTGTCACACTGCAACCCAATGAAACTGCACAATTTAAAATAACCTTTGCACCAGAAGGTGACCTTGGTGACACCTCAGGAAACGTCATAATAATATCAGACATTTCGAATGGAGATAACGGATTTACAAATCACGTTATTCAAGTAAATGGGACACGTGTAGAACCTGAAGAGGTTGCTGTTGGCGGATTGGTCTTTAAATCTGATAGTAGAACCCTACAGCCTGATGGTGTTACTTGGCTAATGAGTGGCAACGTACACGCCGGAAAGTTAGAGTATGGCGGCGATGTCTTGGTGAATACAACTGCAATGACAGTAACCAGTCTCGAGGAAATTGATGTGTTTGTTAATGACATTCCAGAGATTGGCGACTTTGGCGGCGACCGTGTTTTGTTACAATCTGGAATGATTGAACAAACTGTGGATAATGTTGATCCCGTATTAAATGTAGGTGTTGGCGCTACTGCTGCTAGCGTATCTACCTTGTTTACTTTAGTAGGTATTCCTGTTGAAATTTCCCAATTTAAATTGATTGATGAGACTGTTGGTGGTGTTAGAAAGCAAGGGATTGAAATGGGAGGTGTTATAAGCTTGCCAGAAGAAATTTTTGGAACCAATGCAAACATTACTATGGACCGTATTCGTATTGATGATGTGGATGGTGTGAACGTTATGGGAAGTGCTATGATTGCACCAAATATTAGAATCTTAAATACTTTTGACCTAAGAAATGCCTCCATCAATTTTGATACGTTTACAAATTCCTTTGGTGGTAGTGCAGAGGTGCGTTTAAATCTTTTAAATAAGGGTGTAAACATTGCAGCTTCAATACAAATTATAAACGGCGGTTTAGATTCTGTTAGTCTAGAAATTGAGGTCTCACCAGGTATTCCAATTGCAAACACAGGATTTTCACTTGCAGGCGGAAATGGATTTATTGAGGGATTACAAATACCACCTTTATCGCTTGGTTTAGGTGTCGATATTGAGCCTACAGTCTCGCCTATCGATTTACGCTTGGACAATATGCAGGTAGCTTACACTTTAGGAACCTCATTAACGGCATCAGGAACTATACAATTATACAGACAAGATATTGGTGGTGGTAATGTAACCATTAAAGCAAACGGTGTTTCAGTTGGAGCATTTGTAAATTTATACGGCGTGTTTAAAGGAAACGCATCTATGTTGGTAGAGCATCGTAATGACGAGCTGTTCTTTGAGTCTACGGCGAACTTGTCGATTACAATTCCATCTGTAGAAGTCACTTTTGGCTGTGTTGCTTGTGAGGCTATAAATCGTTTTCTGCCTTTAACTGTTGCTTCAGTAGAAGCTACTTTTAATAATACCACAATGAGAGGAAAATTGACAGTTGCCCAAGTTTTAGAACTTGCAGTAGCATTACAACGTCGATCAAACGGAACATATCGCACCAATTTTGAAGCCAACTTAGGAATATTTAACCTATCGTTTTTTAATGGTCAGTCGCCATCAAGTTTCAACAATCAATTCTATTTTGAAAATGATGAGGAGCTTCAGTTAATTTCTGATGGAAAAGAAGGCGCAAGTCTTGTTATTCCAGCATCGTCACAAAGCAGTTTTGCGCCAATGGATATACCATTCACATTAAATGAAAGTGCGCGAAATATTATTGTGAGAGTACAAGGAGCATCAGGAACACCAGATTATATCTTGATTTTACCTGATGGAACAGAAGTAACACCAACCAATGCCGAAAGTTTAGGCTATCTAGCAACAACCTATGAAGAAGATAATAAAGCCTTCTATATTTTACAGAATACACCTGTTGGTGAGTACAATATTAGGATTGATGATGGCGACACTTATGAGATTGACATCTATGGTGCAGAGTTTGCACCTGAGTTAACAGTAACTTCAGTAACCCAAAATGCACCTAATGATGAAGTTACGTTTACTTGGGAAGATGAAGACTTTGATAGTGATGCTAACGTGTCCTTCTATTATGATACAGATGATAAAGATGCAAATGGTAATCTTATTGTTGAAGGTATTTCAGAAAACGACAATACAGATAGTTTTACATTTAATACAAGTGCACTTAAAAACGGAACCTATTACATATACGGAACTATAAATGATGATATTGAAGATGCAGAAACGAGTAGAGCACCAGCAATGTCTTACGGTACAGAAAGTTTTACAATAAATCGCGAAACAGATGTTGATGCAACAACCTTATTTGGAGAATTGAACAACAATATCTTTGAGTTATCGTGGAGCCCAGTTGAAGATGCAGAGCTTTATAACGTATATATCACAGAAGGTAACGAAACTGTTACGCTATTTTCAGACAATGAGAATGTAGGTAACACATCATCATTCGATTTTACTGAGATTGAAGCAGGTCGCCAGTATAATTTTGCGGTGACAGCTGTAAAAGAAGGAGATGACGAGATTTTTGTTGAAAGTCCGTTGTCTAATGTAGTCACGTTTAACTTCATTTCTCCAGATGAGAATAATTTACCGCGAATTATAACAGAATCTTTACCAGATTATACAGATGCCTGTTCAGAGTATTCTGAAACCATTACGTCTAGTGATGTCGATTCAGAAGATATATTAACACTTAGTTTAGCCATTGCGCCAGAAGGAATGACGCTTAGCGAAAACACTATTTCTTGGCGACCAACAGTAGAACAATTAGGACAAAATCAAGTGGTGTTTGAAGTAAATGATGGTAATGGAGGCATTGTACAGAAGCAACTTATAATTGCTGTTTTAGAAGTAGATGATGAGGAGCCAATACCAAGTCTTGAAACATTAGAGGATATTGCTGCAGAGTGTAGTGTAAGTTTAACAGCGCCAACGGCAACAGATAGCTGTTCTGGAACTATTACTGCAACTACAGAAGACGCTATGGAATACACAGAGCAAGGAGATTATATTGTAACTTGGACATATACAGATGAAGTTGGCAATACTGTTGAGCAGACGCAAAATGTAACGATATTAGACACTTTAGAACCAGAAGTGTTAACTCAAAATATTTCTGTTGTGTTAGATGAAATGGGTTCTGTAAACATTACAGCTTCTCAAATAGATGCAGGCTCTTCAGATAACTGTTCATTGCAAGATTTAACGCTTGATGTTACAAGCTTTAGTTGTGATGATCTAGGAGAAAATACAGTAATGTTAACAGCAACAGATGCTGTAGGCAATATATCATCAGGTATAGCAGTGGTAACTGTTGAAGATTTTACTGCACCAGTTTTTAATCAAGATACACTACCTGAAGATACTACAAGAGGTGCAGACTTAAATAATGAATATAATCTTGAAGATTTTACTGCTGGTATAACATTTGAAGAAAACTGTATTGCTACAATTTCTCAATCTCCAGAAATAGGAACAACGTTTACGCCAGGTACTTATGATATTTCATTAACTGTAATTGATATGGGCGGAAATGAAGACCTTTATACATTTGAGTTAACTGTTGAAGATCACGTATTAGGTATAGCTGAAGTTAATTCAACTAATTTTAGTTTATATCCAAACCCTACAAAAACTTACATAATGGTAACTAACCCAGATAATGTACAGATTCAAAATATTCAAGTATTTGATCTTTCTGGGAAACAGGTAAAAACACTATCTGTAAATAGTTTTAATTCAGAAATACGGATTGAAACATCAAACCTAGCTAAAGGTATGTACTTATTAAAAATTAACTCAAACACAGTACAAGTAGTAAAGACACTTCTTAAAGAATAG